CCTTTAACGGTTACTTTTACATCTTTTAATCCACAGGCTTCAACTACTTCTTTATACTTATCAATCAGCAATGCGCCGGCAACACAACCGACATAAGCTTCTATACTGGCTCGAGTTTTTTCCGGAAGCTCTTTTAGTAGAGCAATATCAGATATGGCCACCCTTCCTTGAGGCTTAAGGACCCTATATATTTCCTGAAAAACTCTGGCTTTGTTGACAGATAAATTAATAACACAATTACTTATCACTACATCAACCGAATTATCTGCTAAAGGCAAATTTTCAATTTCTCCAAGTCTAAATTCAACATTGGCATAATGGTCTTTTGAAGCTATATTCCTTGCCTTTTCAACCATTTCCGGTGTCATGTCAACACCGATAACTTTGCCTGCCGGACCAACTTTAGCTGCCGCCAAAAAACAATCGAAACCTGCTCCAGAACCGAGGTCAAGAACTGCTTCACCTTCTTTTAGGCGGGCAATCGCCGTAGGGTTCCCACAACTTAGGGCCAAATTAGCTTCCGTAGGTATAACGCTGAGGTCGCTGTCAGAATAGCCAAGATTTTTAGCAAATTCCCCTACATCATCACCGCAAGAACTGCCACAACCACAACCGTTTTGTTGTTTGGCAATAGACCCGTAGGCGGCCCTGACAACTTCAGCTGTTTTGTTTGGATTCATATTACTCCCTCCAAATACAGTTTTTTTTTCTGGCAAACCGCTTTTACTTATCTTCTCAAATATTTGACCAAAAAATCATTTTCTATTATTTAACTACAACATCTGGATTTGTCGCCCGGGCAGCATGCACCACCTTGCGTTTGAACCTTATTTAGAACCAAACTGACATGTTTTCTCATGGCGTTTAAGGCGCCTTTTTCTACCATATGGCCTACTTCGACGGCCTCCTTGATCTCATCCTCGCCAATACCTAAATCCCGCGCCTTGCCCAGGTGAAAATCCAGGCAGGGTTGACAGTGAACCCCAACCGATACACCTATTGCGATCAGTTCTTTCATTCGTTCGTCCATTATATTACTCCTTTAGCTTTCATGTTTGTGAGTCTGAAATTATATTTACTAGTCTAATTCCCTGATTATTATTTTCGCAGTTTCTTCAGCAACTTCGCCTGTAAAAGAGATACACTGTTCCATATGCTCTGGAGACCCAAGTTTCATTCCTTTTGTTAACACGCGGCAGCACAAACATTTATGACGTTTTTGAAAGATATCATGCAATTCTTTAGATAGTTCCATGGTCTTATTGACCTTTTCATCCTTGGGTTCCGTCCTGCCGAAAAATAACCCAAGGGCCATAATCCCACCTACGATTGCGCCGCAAGTGCAGCCAGCACTACCCATGCCTATAGGAAAACCGGAAGCCATTGATATAACATCATCGGGAACCGCTAAATTGAATTCATCTTTAATTGTTTTAACAATTGATTCGGAACAAAAGAAATCACCATTGCGATAATAATCCTCTGCTGTTTTCCTTACTTTATCGATGTCAATATTATTTTTCAAAACACT
This genomic interval from Dehalobacter sp. contains the following:
- a CDS encoding carboxymuconolactone decarboxylase family protein, yielding MDERMKELIAIGVSVGVHCQPCLDFHLGKARDLGIGEDEIKEAVEVGHMVEKGALNAMRKHVSLVLNKVQTQGGACCPGDKSRCCS
- a CDS encoding C-GCAxxG-C-C family protein, which produces MKNNIDIDKVRKTAEDYYRNGDFFCSESIVKTIKDEFNLAVPDDVISMASGFPIGMGSAGCTCGAIVGGIMALGLFFGRTEPKDEKVNKTMELSKELHDIFQKRHKCLCCRVLTKGMKLGSPEHMEQCISFTGEVAEETAKIIIRELD